The DNA segment ACACAGGACATCACCCTGCTGCACCACCTCAGCGACCAGCTACCGGAATCCACCCTGGCCCTCAGCGAGTGGGCAGCCGACCTCAGCACAGCCCTGGTCGAACACCACGACACACACGAACCCAGCCTGCCCGACCTCGCCATGTCGCTGAACAACCAGTCCAACCGTCTGGCGGACCTGGGGCGGCGCGAGGAAGCACTGACCGCCATCACCCGCGCCGTCGACACCTACCGCACCCTGGCCAAGCAGCAGCCCGACGCCTTCCTCCCCGAACTCGCCATGTCGCTGAACAACCAGTCCAACCGTCTGGCGGACCTGGGGCGGCGCGAGGAAGCACTGACCGCCATCACCCGCGCCGTCGACACCTACCGCACCCTGGCCAAGCAGCAGCCCGACGCCTTCCTCCCCGAACTCGCCATGTCGCTGAACAACCAGTCCAACTGTCTGGCGGACCTGGGGCGGCGCGAGGAAGCACTGACCGCCATCACCCGCGCCGTCGACACCTACCAGACCCTGGCCAAGCAGCAGCCCGACGCCTTCCTCCCCGAACTCGCCATGTCGCTGAACAACCAGTCCAACCGTCTGGCGGACCTGGGGCGGCGCGAGGAAGCACTGACCGCCATCACCCGCGCCGTCGACACCTACCAGACCCTGGCCAAGCAGCAGCCCGACGCCTTCCTCCCCAAACTCGCCGGTTCGCTGAACAACCAGTCCAACCGTCTGGCGGACCTGGGGCGGCGCGAGGAAGCACTGACCGCCATCACCCGCGCCGTCGACACCTACCGCACCCTGGCCAAGCAGCAGCCCGACGCCTTCCTCCCCGAACTCGCCATGTCGCTGAACAACCAGTCCAACCGTCTGGCGGACCTGGGGCGGCGCGAGGAAGCACTGACCGCCATCACCCGCGCCGTCGACACCTACCGCACCCTGGCCAAGCAGCAGCCCGACGCCTTCCTCCCCAAACTCGCCGGTTCGCTGAACAACCAGTCCGTCCGTCTGGCGGACCTGGGGCGGCGCGAGGAAGCACTGACCGCCATCACCCGCGCCGTCGACACCTACCGCACCCTGGCCAAGCAGCAGCCCGAAGTATTCACGGAACCTCTGAAGCGGAGTATCCAGCTACGCAAGTTGCTGGAAGAAATGCCAGAAGAGTGGCCCGTGACCGCTTCCGCACCACAACCGCACCAGATCGAGCAGGGAACAGCGGGGTATCACAGTGAAGCAGACATCGCCGACGAGGGTGCAGATCACCCATCGACGCAGGTCAACCTCGATTCTTCACTTGCGGTGTGACGTCGGTCGGTTCGGCGGTTTGCCCGTAATGTCCCCTGCCGTTCGAGGACGGGCCGTCGCGTGACGCTGCGGGGCGTCGGGTTCCACGGGCCCGAGGGTGCTGCGGGTCCTCTCCTCTCCGCTGTCGTCGGGGCGGGGCCGACCGTCAGGTGTGGGCCGGAAGCTGGGTGGCCCGCTGCCAGGCGGTGGCGAACGCCGGCGCCCAGGGCCAGGTGCGGTCGAGGTGGAGGGTGCGTCTGCGTGCGTGGGCGGTGAGCCGGGCGGGCAGGTGGTAGAGCCTCCTGCGGATCGTCTCCGGTTCGGCGGCGGCGAGTTCGGGCTCGTCATGCAGGAGAAGGAGCCTGGTCCATGCGTCGAGGTCCGCGGCGATAGTGGCAGCCAGCACCCAGGCGGCGTTCAGCTGCCAGGACTTCGAGGGCAGCAGCCCGAGGCCGATCCGCTTGATCGCCTTGACACGATCCTCGACCTCGGCATGATCACGGTAGAGAGCATCGACGAACCACACCTGCCCGGAGCCGGACACCCCGGAAAGCCCCTGGTGGGCGGGAATGTTCGTGGCGACGATCTGGTAACGCCAGCCGGTGCGCTGCTCGAACGCGGTCAGCTTCTTCAGATCGCGGCGCGAGGGCTTGACCCGGCGCACGATCAGCCGCATCCCCTCGGGCCAGCCGCTCAGGTCGCGCACCCCGGTCAGCTCGGCGACCTGGTAGGTGACCTTCTGTCCGTCCGGGCCCTTGATCTCGTGGACCTCGCCGTCCTGCCGCAGCGCGTCGTTCCACACGTCCGCGGGCAGCAGTGCGATCGCGGCCTCGTCGGCGGTATTGATGGCCCAGCCGGTCACCCAGCGCACTCGGCGGCGGCTGGTGGTCAGCGCCTGCAGATGCTCAAGGAGGCCGTGGCTGAAGGCCGCGCCGTCGATCCTCACCAGCAGCTTCGACCACAGCGGCAGCGGAGTTGCCGCAGCGCGGCGGCCAGCACCGTCTTGTGGTCGGCGACGTCGTTGGACGCCGCGTTGCCCGGCCGTAGCAGCATGGTCACGCACTCGCGGGTATTGGCCAGCCAGGCGCCCAGCGGGTGATGTCCGTAGCCGCCCTTGAACGTGCCGGCCGCGCCGTCCTTCTTGCTGGTGCAGGTCACCAAGGTGGCATCGAGATCCAGGACGTACCAGTTGGTGAGCGTGCGCCCGCATACCGAGATCCACGGGAACCCACCGGGCCGCAGGGCGAGCAGCGTCCACACCCCACGCCGTATCACGGCGCGCACGCGCTCCACCCGGGCTCCGACAGGGCCGTCGATGGCTTCCAGCGTGCGCCACAGGGTGCTGTCCGAGACCGGACGGGGAAGAACGGCCTCCAGTGCTGCTGCAGTTGCTCGGCCTGCAGGACATTCCTCGCGCCGAGGACGATCGCG comes from the Streptomyces sp. KMM 9044 genome and includes:
- a CDS encoding transposase is translated as MRIDGAAFSHGLLEHLQALTTSRRRVRWVTGWAINTADEAAIALLPADVWNDALRQDGEVHEIKGPDGQKVTYQVAELTGVRDLSGWPEGMRLIVRRVKPSRRDLKKLTAFEQRTGWRYQIVATNIPAHQGLSGVSGSGQVWFVDALYRDHAEVEDRVKAIKRIGLGLLPSKSWQLNAAWVLAATIAADLDAWTRLLLLHDEPELAAAEPETIRRRLYHLPARLTAHARRRTLHLDRTWPWAPAFATAWQRATQLPAHT
- a CDS encoding transposase, translating into MRAVIRRGVWTLLALRPGGFPWISVCGRTLTNWYVLDLDATLVTCTSKKDGAAGTFKGGYGHHPLGAWLANTRECVTMLLRPGNAASNDVADHKTVLAAALRQLRCRCGRSCW